CGGTCATCATAAGGCATCAAGTCGAGCGCCGGATTAATTTTCGTCCGGATCTGTCTGACGGCTCTCTCGCAGTATGGATTCCCCGACGCTTTGGCGATGGCCAGATGAAATTTCACATCCAGCGCCCTGAACCATTCCCTTGTGCAGTCTGGCTCTATACTTTGTTCCATATAGCCCTCAAGCAGCTCCAGTTCGCCTGCGGTGATCCGCTCAGCAGCGAGAAAAGCTCCCTCCGGCTCGATAATGGTTCGATATTCAAACACCTTCAGCATCTGTGACCAATCCCGTTTAATTTCTTCTCTGGTCCGTTTATGCGAATTGGCTGTCAGAGGCAGTACAAATGTTCCACCTTTGGCACCCACCCTTTTCTCAATCAAGCCTTTCTCTTCCAGTGAAGAGAGTGCCTCACGAACGGTAATGCGGCTTACGTTAAAAATCTCTGCCAGATCTCGCTCGGCTGGAAGCTGTTCTTCACTCATCAATTCTTTCAAAATAATGGCTTCTTCCAGTTGTTCCCTAATGAATTCACTAACCTTTTTGGTGGATACTTTCTCAAAACGAAATGAAAACGTACTGGACATCTAAACACTCCGATCTGTATATGGTCTAGACCTTATACCATTAATATAATTCCGACTAAACTTATATGCAATACTTTTTTCAAGTAAATTCATATTTTTTTCTCACCACCTCCAAATTGAAGCATTTTGGCACAAAAAAGACGCATCTACACGCAGCAGATGCATCTTTGCTTTCGTTATTTGACGACACCCATGGGCACTACGATTACAGAACAACCTTCCGATCACTGTTATCCCCGGATTTCTTTGAATCCCTTTTTGAAAGGGGAAAATTCGGGGATAGCGTATGCTTCCGATGTAGCTTTATTTTCAGGAAACGTTTAGGCGAATGCTCCGCTTCTCAGGTTAGCACTGTCCTCTACAACTTCTTATTGGCAAAGGGTCTGAAATCCTCCGTAACCGCGAGTTTTGTGCTTCCCTCCAAGTAAAAGCTGTCATCCGCTCTCCAGGTATGACTCTTTTTGTTTTGTCTGCGGTGATAGACATAATTATAAGGAGAGGTCGCGTACGCTTTGAATCCTCTTTTCCTGCATTGTCTCAGGAAGGTCACATCTTCCCCTATTGAACGGTCCGTGAAGCGGACTTTTTTCAAGACCTCTCTTTTGAATAAAATAGTCCCCCCTTGTACAAATTCAACCGGTTTATTCTTTTCGGATGGAGATCTGACCAACAGTGTCTTGGACGCACCCAAGTAGACCAAGCACGAATGTTTACCCACAATATCACTTTTGGTCCGTCTCAGTTCTCTCACCTGTTCTGTTAAATAATACGGCGAGTAGTAGTCATCATCATCAAATTTGGCAATCAACGAAAAACGAGCCCTGGTTATTCCGGCATTCAGGCTTTGTCCTAGCGAAATGCTCTCCGGAATTTTATATACATGAACATTCGCATATTTTCGAACCCGGTTTTGATATAATGCCAGATTCATACTGTCATGATTCAGGACAATGATCAGCTCTTTGCTTTGATAACGCTGGCGACTGTAATTTTGCAGGATGTTGTCAAAAAATTGCGGTCGATTGGTACACACAACAATGGAAACACCGTGACCCGTTTTTTGTTTAGTCAAGACATACCCTCTTTTCAGCTCATTTTTCTCTCATCATATGTGCCGAAATAGAGTATGGTATGGACCAATAGCTAGTATCCGCAACACCAAAAACCCTCTGTCCCCAATAACGGGACAAAGGGTTCTGTACTCCGATGCAATTAAATCTATCCTTTTTTTATGTCTGTTCTATGCTTCGCTACCGTTATTCAAGTACACAGCCTTGCCTGTACGAGCAGATTCATAGAGTGCTTCCAGGATCTGAGATACAACCAGCGCTTGTTTCGGTGTGACCACCGGCTCCTGATCGTTCTCAATCGCTTCAATCCACTTTCTCATCTCAACATCCGGTGCGCTCTCGCTCTTACCATCGTAAAAAGCTACCCCGCCCGCACTCAGTTCAATCTCATTGGTGTATAGACGGCTGAATTTCTCACCATTGATGCGCAGTCCGTTCTTCATGTCCGCACCCGCTTCGCTACCGCTCAAGCTACATTTCGCCTCATCCACATCCAGTGAGTTCAGTGCCCAACTGGATTCCAGCATGATCGTTGCTCCATTCTCCATCACAATCATGCCAAAGGCCGAGTCTTCTACGGAGAATTGTTTCGGGTCCCACGGGCCCCAGGCATTGGCCGCATTTTCACGTTGCGAAAGCTCATGATAGGTCGTACCCAGCACAACTTTTGGTTGATAGTTATCCATCATCCAGAGCGTCAGATCAAGTGCGTGCGTACCAATATCAATCAGCGGACCGCCACCTTGCTTCTCTTCATCCAGGAAAACACCCCATGTTGGTACTGCTCTACGTCTAATCGCATGTGCTTTGGCAAAATAAATATTACCCAGGTCACCCGCTTCGCACACCTTCTTCAAGTACTGACTGTCTTCTCTGAAGCGGTTGTTGTATCCGATGGTCAGTTTTTTACCGGTACGTTCTGCCGCTTCCAACATGAGCTGTGCTTCAGCAGATGTCTTCGCCATTGGCTTTTCACACATGACATGTTTTCCCGCTTCCAGGGCAGCAATGGAAATCTCGGCATGAGAAATATTCGGCGTAAGTACATGCACAATGTCCAAAGACTCATCCTTGAGCAATTCCTGATAATCCGTGTAGACTTCAGCATCAGTAGAGCCATATTTCTGCTTAGCTTCATCTGCACGTTCCTGAACGATATCACAGAAAGCCACCAGTTCAACATTATCCAGTTTACTCAGACTCGGCAGATGTTTACCATTCGCGATTCCACCACAGCCAATTATTCCGATACGATATACTTTACTCATATATATTCACCCTCACTTAAGTATTGGTTGTTTCATTTTACGAAAAGCCGACGGGGTCATCCCCAGACGTTTACGAAATACAGCATGCAGATAGTTGGCATTATTGAAGCCTGAAGCAAGAGCAATCTGTTCAATGGATACGTTACTTTCCTCCAGATTGCGGCACACGGCGCGCAGACGAATATCCTCCAGTACGCGGCTGAACGGCATCTCCGGCTGTACTTGGTAGAAGATTCGCTGCAATTGTCTGCTGCTAATATGAAGTTTCTCTGCCACATGCTCCAGCGTGACCACTGTAGGGTGATTCGCTTCCATATACTGCACTGCATACTCATAGCGATACACCGACATATCCCGCACAGGGGCTTCCGGTCGATTCCCCCCGGTGTCGTATGCTCGCACGGTTTTGAGTAATATGCTGATAACCAGTTGCTTGATCGACGTATAATAACCTAACAATTTCTGATCACATGCCTCATAGGCTTCCAAAAAACAATGCATTGCCCGATGATAATCATTCACCGGAGTAAGCGGAAGCGTTCTCAGCTTTTCAATCGTTTCCTCGGATTCTGCTGCTTCCCAAGGATCAACATGTTCCCTTGGCTTGTGAACGATATCCACATGAAGACATAATTCATCCATATCCTCTTTGGCATCAGCCTCCTGATAATGAACGACACCCGGTCCAGTCAAATAAAGCATACCTTCCGAGAGTGCATGTGTCTGATCATCCAGAATAACTTTGCCTTTACCTCTCGGGATAAAATGAAACTCAAACTCCGCATGATTATGGAAATCCACAACTCGGCCCGCTGGAAAAGAAGTCAGATGAAATCGCATCACGCGAATCTCATAATGTCCCCAAACCATTGAAATATCCAGTCTCTCCAGGAGATCCTGCCGTTCAAGCATTTTCTCATAAGGATACAGGCTCAAGATTGCACACCTCCTTAATAAAACCTAACCCTTCAACTCATTCAGAGTGATTCTGCGCCCTTCTTTGGCGGAGAGATTTGCAGCTTCCATCAATCGGGTTAACTCCATAGCGATCTGCACGTTTTCAGTTGCATCTGTATCATTCTGTATATGTGCAACCCATTGATTGAATGCGCTTTCTCTTTGGTCTGCCAAAGGAAGTTCAGTCCAGTCATCATATTGTCCCTGTGCTGCTTTCGTACGAATCAATAGCTTTTCTTCGGGTGTTCCGTACAGAAGTGTACCTTCCGTACCATGAACCTCAATCGTAAACGGAGAATGGCTGTTCACAAAACCAGCTTCAACAACGCCCACTGCTCCAGAATCCGTAAATAAGGTTGCAACGGCATTATCTTCCACTTCTTTGCCTGTAATATATCCAAAGTTCGCATTAACCGCTGTTACTTCCTGACCCAGAAACAGTTTGGCGAGATACATTGGATGGCAGCCCAGATCAATCAGTGCACCGCCCTGACAATCCTTCAGATCATAGAAGTGTTCAGGTAACCAGTTGGAAATCGCTCCATCATGTGATAAACGCGCTCTAACATAAGTCACTTTGCCAAGTAATCCTTGGTTAAGTACATCCTGAATCGTTAACGTATACCCTGCATTCAGACGTGGTAAGGATACTGTCATTTTGACTTTGTTTGCCTTTACCTCATTAAGGATTCTGTTGGATTCCGCCTGTGTCGATGCAATAACCTTCTCCGTGAAGATGTGTTTACCTGCTTTTGCAGCTGCGGTGATCACTTCTTCATGGATGCGGGTTGGCGCATCTACAATAACGGCATCGATGTCATCCTTGGCCAGCATTTCTTCGAGTGAAGCATAGAATGGTACGTTTAAACGTTCAGCCGCTTCCTGCCCCCGCTTGGCATCTTCATCCCAAACAGCTGCGATGACTGTATCCTCATGTTCTTGTGCCTGCTTGATGTAATCCCATGCGTGAACATGCCACAAGCTAATTTTTCCAATTCGAATAGTCACTGTTGTCTTACCTCCATAGGATATAAGGTGAATCTGTAAAATTTACACTCAGCCACTCCGATTGCAGTACCATCTTACGATCACTGTTATCCCCGTATTTTTTGAATCCTTTCTTAATGGAGAAAATCCGGGGATAAAGGCGAACGCTTCGCTTCTACAGATTGGTTCTGCACTCTTCGTTTGCGTGTAAATGTTACATTCATCTTATATAATATTCTGACATTTATCTATAAGTTATCACAGACTTAATCTATTTTTAATAGAAACTCGCGACAATAAATGTATAAAATCACGACATGAATGTTATTAGACATTTATACACTTGCCCAAATCCCTGATATATTTTACATAACGAGGTCGCATAACAAAAACCTCCTGTCCACACTACCGTGAACAGGAGGTTTCTATAGTTATGATGTTCAATAATCAACTCAACGTAACACGTACCCTTGTGTAACAATCTTGTACCCAGATACCATCTGACTGTGCCCCTCCAACGTGTCCTTAACCCGTTCCAGCACATCGCTCTCATAAACGGAGGCAGTTTCGAATCCAATTTGCACGTTCAATTCAACGGGTTCGGAGTTCAGATTATACCAGCGAGCAATTAAATCTCCTGTTTCCTCTGCGATCTTCAGTGTGGAGAATGCCAGTGTCGAACCTTGCGAATTCCACGCTAACCATTGCTTCGATAGAGGTAATTCAACCTTCTGCCCATTAGCTCCGGCATGACCTTCTTGCTCAAATGTATACGCAAGTGCTCCTAGCTGCACAGTCGTCCACGGAATCGGATACGCATATGCAGACGCACATGCACCTGACTGTGCGGCATCGCCCGCAAATGGAATAATCGCATATTCCACACTTTTATGTCCCAGGCATTGGGCTTCCGGTGTTTCAAACACACCCCAATCTCCCAGTTCCGAAGAGGCACGCAGTAGCGTAACCGCAATCGTACTACCTTCTTCATGCTGTAAAATCTCGTATTCATTCAGCCCTTTGTTTGCAATCATCAAGCCATGGTCACCATCGGTCACATGTACAAATGCTTGCTGATGCTGCGCATTACTCGGATTCACCCATTCTTTTGCCGATGTATTGGAACGTCTGGCAATTTCAAAGATGGAATCTGCATAATGATCCTCTGTCACCAGTCCTGATGGAAAGAGTGCACGCAGTCGATGATCCTTGGCCTGATTGTTAAATTCAGACTTTACTTTGACCATATTACTGCCTGCTTCCAACGTATACGTTGTCGTAATCGCCAGCGGAACGGTGTTCTTAACTCGCTGTGCCTTCCGTTCTGTAAAAGGAACCATTTGGCGCTTCTCCAGCTCGAACAGTTCGTCTGCTTCAGCAGGAATATCCCAGCGTAATACACTTTCCATAACTGCCCGGTACGGAGACTGCTCCACAATCCGCAGGTCTGCCTTCAGATGCTCTGTGGTCAGCGTTGTCTCTCCCTCCGGTTGACGGTAGACATATTCATTACCAATATCACCGGTATTTTCATATGAATTCAATCCCCTGTATACAGCACCGGAGACCTTATCTTCAATCGTTGCCGTACCATTCTCTTCAACCGTCACTCGCAATTGACCGTTCTCCATCATCATTCCCTGAACCTCGATGACTTCGCACGTATCTGGCACTTCAACAGTCTCAGCAATCTCTGCTTGTTTCTCTACTGGAATGAGAGCATATGTCTTATAACCCAGCGAAGGTACATCCACCGCCTGGAAAGTCACTCTTACTTTACGAGCCATATAAGGCTGTCGGAAGCGATCCTTCGGAAGTTCATAGCCAAAATGTGCACCCAGATCCTTGATTTCTGCCGAATACATGTGTCCATCCGAATCGATCAGCTGATACGCTGGTAGTGTATCTTTTTCCACCTTCTGTGCAAGTGCCTGAGGGTTAGGACCCTCTGGGAAAAATGCTTTGTCCACAATCAGATCCATCTCAATGATTCCATTTCGATTCCATCCACTCGTGTTGAACACAGTGAACGGCACAGCTTCCTCTCCCCAAGTCTCAGCAGATTGCACATGAATGGACTCGGCAATCGCCTGCGCGCTCTGGGAAACCAATTTCTCTGCAAGCTGTCTGCTCTTGGCGAAGCGGGTCACCATCTCACGGTGAACCTCATCGACACTGCATCCGCAGATGCTATCATGTGGGTGGTTCTGCATCAGCATCTTCCATGCATGTGTCAACAGATGGTGCGGATAATCCTTTACCCCGGCTATATGCGCCATGGCAGCGAGTGGTTCGGCTACTTTTT
The nucleotide sequence above comes from Paenibacillus sp. W2I17. Encoded proteins:
- a CDS encoding FadR/GntR family transcriptional regulator; its protein translation is MSSTFSFRFEKVSTKKVSEFIREQLEEAIILKELMSEEQLPAERDLAEIFNVSRITVREALSSLEEKGLIEKRVGAKGGTFVLPLTANSHKRTREEIKRDWSQMLKVFEYRTIIEPEGAFLAAERITAGELELLEGYMEQSIEPDCTREWFRALDVKFHLAIAKASGNPYCERAVRQIRTKINPALDLMPYDDRIRTVNHGVHMEILEALKAHDSIKSKETMKRHIEFSADAIYARLVSESDKNEGNDSE
- a CDS encoding helix-turn-helix domain-containing protein produces the protein MSLYPYEKMLERQDLLERLDISMVWGHYEIRVMRFHLTSFPAGRVVDFHNHAEFEFHFIPRGKGKVILDDQTHALSEGMLYLTGPGVVHYQEADAKEDMDELCLHVDIVHKPREHVDPWEAAESEETIEKLRTLPLTPVNDYHRAMHCFLEAYEACDQKLLGYYTSIKQLVISILLKTVRAYDTGGNRPEAPVRDMSVYRYEYAVQYMEANHPTVVTLEHVAEKLHISSRQLQRIFYQVQPEMPFSRVLEDIRLRAVCRNLEESNVSIEQIALASGFNNANYLHAVFRKRLGMTPSAFRKMKQPILK
- a CDS encoding glycosyltransferase family 2 protein, which codes for MTKQKTGHGVSIVVCTNRPQFFDNILQNYSRQRYQSKELIIVLNHDSMNLALYQNRVRKYANVHVYKIPESISLGQSLNAGITRARFSLIAKFDDDDYYSPYYLTEQVRELRRTKSDIVGKHSCLVYLGASKTLLVRSPSEKNKPVEFVQGGTILFKREVLKKVRFTDRSIGEDVTFLRQCRKRGFKAYATSPYNYVYHRRQNKKSHTWRADDSFYLEGSTKLAVTEDFRPFANKKL
- a CDS encoding Gfo/Idh/MocA family protein, giving the protein MSKVYRIGIIGCGGIANGKHLPSLSKLDNVELVAFCDIVQERADEAKQKYGSTDAEVYTDYQELLKDESLDIVHVLTPNISHAEISIAALEAGKHVMCEKPMAKTSAEAQLMLEAAERTGKKLTIGYNNRFREDSQYLKKVCEAGDLGNIYFAKAHAIRRRAVPTWGVFLDEEKQGGGPLIDIGTHALDLTLWMMDNYQPKVVLGTTYHELSQRENAANAWGPWDPKQFSVEDSAFGMIVMENGATIMLESSWALNSLDVDEAKCSLSGSEAGADMKNGLRINGEKFSRLYTNEIELSAGGVAFYDGKSESAPDVEMRKWIEAIENDQEPVVTPKQALVVSQILEALYESARTGKAVYLNNGSEA
- a CDS encoding Gfo/Idh/MocA family protein → MTIRIGKISLWHVHAWDYIKQAQEHEDTVIAAVWDEDAKRGQEAAERLNVPFYASLEEMLAKDDIDAVIVDAPTRIHEEVITAAAKAGKHIFTEKVIASTQAESNRILNEVKANKVKMTVSLPRLNAGYTLTIQDVLNQGLLGKVTYVRARLSHDGAISNWLPEHFYDLKDCQGGALIDLGCHPMYLAKLFLGQEVTAVNANFGYITGKEVEDNAVATLFTDSGAVGVVEAGFVNSHSPFTIEVHGTEGTLLYGTPEEKLLIRTKAAQGQYDDWTELPLADQRESAFNQWVAHIQNDTDATENVQIAMELTRLMEAANLSAKEGRRITLNELKG